The following are encoded together in the Glycine soja cultivar W05 chromosome 5, ASM419377v2, whole genome shotgun sequence genome:
- the LOC114412575 gene encoding uncharacterized protein LOC114412575 has protein sequence MGDGCAVESTTGISNSNNNNNKKKNKKKKSRGGSKKKMTHEQVLAFKLVSEWVFLDHPSASSSSSSSCVVDDFGVQKPLGRGGEKLLFELHSHSKFSDGFFSPSKVVERAHLNGVKVLALTDHDTMSGIPEAVESARKYGIKIIPGVEISTMFSPRGDSEVKEPVHILAYYSSIGPSRFEELDKFLSNIRDGRFLRAQNIVLKLNKLKLPLKWEHVCRIAGKGVAPGRLHVARAMVEAGYVENLRQAFARYLFDGGPAYATGSEPLAEEAIKMICHTGGVAVLAHPWALKNPIPIIRGLKEAGLHGMEVYKSDGRLAAYSDLADAYGLLKIGGSDYHGRGGHNESELGSVNLPVLVLHDFLMVARPIWCNAIREILECYAEEPSDSNLATITRFGRTRIFKGGSPLSFGQDLIDHCLPLWLSSQEMENAGFEAIKLKLSNVSDSHEGIQVLIETK, from the exons ATGGGAGATGGGTGCGCGGTTGAGAGCACCACGGGGATTTCCAATtccaataacaacaacaataagaagaagaacaagaagaagaagagcagGGGTGGGAGCAAGAAGAAGATGACCCACGAGCAAGTTTTGGCCTTTAAGTTAGTGAGCGAGTGGGTTTTCTTGGATCACCCTTCTGCTTCgtcttcgtcttcttcttcttgtgttGTCGATGATTTTGGTGTTCAGAAGCCTCTGGGGAGAGGCGGGGAGAAGCTCCTCTTTGAATTGCATTCTCACTCCAAATTCAGTGATGGCTTCTTCTCCCCTTCtaaagttgttgagagagcCCACCTCAACGGC GTGAAAGTTCTTGCTCTGACAGATCATGACACTATGTCAGGCATTCCTGAAGCTGTAGAATCAGCTCGTAAATATGGCATCAAGATAATCCCAGGTGTTGAAATTAGTACCATGTTTTCTCCAag AGGAGACTCTGAAGTAAAGGAACCAGTTCACATTTTAGCATATTACAGCAGTATTGGACCATCAAGGTTTGAGGAGCTGGATAAGTTTCTATCAAATATAAGGGATGGACGTTTTCTTCGTGCGCAGAACATTGTCTTAAAACTGAACAAGCTCAAATTGCCTCTTAAATGGGAGCACGTTTGCAGGATTGCTGGCAAGGGGGTTGCCCCTGGGAGGCTTCATGTCGCCCGTGCCATGGTTGAGGCAGGTTATGTAGAAAATCTCAGACAAGCCTTTGCTCGGTATCTTTTTGACGGTGGACCGGCTTATGCCAC GGGAAGTGAGCCTCTGGCAGAGGAAGCAATAAAAATGATTTGTCATACTGGGGGTGTGGCTGTTCTGGCTCATCCATGGGCATTGAAAAATCCAATTCCCATTATTAGAGGGTTAAAAGAAGCTGGTCTTCATGGGATGGAGGTCTACAAAAGTGATGGAAGGCTGGCAG CATATAGTGACTTGGCTGATGCCTATGGGCTTTTAAAGATTGGAGGATCAGATTATCACGGGAGAGGAGGGCACAATGAATCTGAGCTGGGAAGTGTGAACCTTCCAGTACTAGTGTTGCATGACTTCCTTATGGTAGCTCGGCCTATCTGGTGCAATGCCATCAGGGAGATATTAGAGTGTTATGCTGAGGAGCCTTCTGATTCAAACCTAGCAACAATTACAAGGTTTGGGAGAACCCGGATTTTTAAGGGAGGCTCACCCTTGAGTTTTGGACAGGACTTGATTGATCATTGTTTACCCCTCTGGTTGTCTAGCCAGGAGATGGAAAATGCAGGGTTTGAAGCTATCAAGTTGAAGCTTTCCAATGTTTCAGATAGTCACGAAGGAATTCAGGTTCTCATAGAGACTAAATAG
- the LOC114412576 gene encoding uncharacterized protein LOC114412576 produces MEFQRSDSSSSPPTPNNADPKKNTCSDPMHSWWESVSKARSRIHALAAILPSSSSDSLSSLADSDRPALSLLSSPAAYSAVSSSLSGSHFDPLCHWLYDTFLSSDPHLRLVVLSFVPLLAGLYLSRIHSPEPPSLAGFEAVLLALYAAETKSRNGKPLVVTIPDLSHPSIYHAPLRKPQTLTLTTPPSVGLISPPLEPQLGVKSTKRASIVGVALHSFFSQISHMPAWSKLHFCQFAAAWAGGASHCPCRNELDRDGEIVGEINDFANTFEIRDDMEGKGERIPLPWEILQPSLRILGHCLLGPLNSQDVKDAASFAVRCLYARASHDLVPQAILATRSLIQLDVRTREAAKTNAATNSNANTPTKAKKPEILLVSK; encoded by the coding sequence atgGAGTTTCAACGCAGCGATTCATCATCGTCCCCGCCCACACCCAACAACGCCGATCCGAAGAAAAACACTTGTTCTGACCCAATGCATTCATGGTGGGAATCAGTCTCAAAAGCCCGTTCCCGAATCCACGCCCTCGCCGCCATCctcccctcctcctcctccgaCTCTCTCTCCTCTTTAGCGGACTCCGACCGCCCCGCTTTGTCGTTACTTTCCTCCCCCGCCGCCTACTCCGCCGTCTCCTCCTCCCTCTCCGGTTCCCACTTTGATCCCCTCTGCCACTGGCTCTACGACACCTTCCTCTCCTCTGACCCCCACCTCCGCCTGGTAGTCCTCTCCTTCGTCCCCCTCCTCGCCGGCCTCTACCTCTCCCGCATCCACTCCCCGGAGCCACCGTCCCTCGCGGGATTCGAAGCCGTCCTCCTCGCCCTCTACGCCGCCGAGACCAAATCCCGCAACGGCAAACCGCTTGTGGTCACAATCCCCGACCTCTCCCACCCCTCCATCTACCACGCGCCCCTCCgcaaaccccaaaccctaacCCTCACCACACCACCCTCGGTTGGACTCATTTCTCCCCCTTTAGAACCCCAGCTCGGCGTCAAATCCACCAAGCGCGCCTCCATCGTCGGCGTCGCGCTCCACTCCTTCTTCTCCCAGATCTCCCACATGCCCGCCTGGTCCAAGCTTCACTTCTGCCAATTCGCCGCCGCCTGGGCCGGCGGCGCCTCCCACTGCCCCTGCCGCAACGAGCTCGACCGCGATGGCGAAATCGTTGGCGAAATCAACGATTTCGCCAACACGTTCGAGATTCGTGATGATATGGAAGGGAAAGGGGAGAGGATTCCCTTGCCGTGGGAGATTCTGCAGCCTTCGCTCAGAATCCTGGGGCACTGTCTATTGGGACCGTTGAACTCTCAGGATGTGAAGGACGCCGCTTCCTTCGCGGTGCGGTGCTTGTACGCCCGCGCTTCGCACGATTTGGTGCCGCAGGCGATACTCGCGACGAGGAGTCTCATTCAGCTTGATGTGAGGACTCGAGAGGCTGCCAAGACGAATGCCGCCACTAACTCGAACGCCAACACCCCCACCAAGGCCAAGAAGCCGGAGATTCTTCTGGTTTCCAAGTGA